In a single window of the Scyliorhinus torazame isolate Kashiwa2021f chromosome 2, sScyTor2.1, whole genome shotgun sequence genome:
- the LOC140390166 gene encoding uncharacterized protein isoform X2 — MAEEKPTVASSVEAGGIKTSTQSEVIDVTGGAGDAVQSTEDKFPTGELNNFILSETMTTTEGAKPTEENSSSSAEETVTSTGETREGDISAADTISNIKDTSSSTEQVTASAHQTSSPAQAALPCIEEVSSLTETIPCIEEISRPTVKINANAQETYSPPQSTIPCIEENSSSTETVIASVQETSSPAQVTILCTEETSPPREENIPVAETIPCIGKTISPTEQVILTTQEINCPTEDINSCTEETCILPEVALQETSADATMLFEMKTIEQAVTLTVNAEKMNQTIDDMDSATEGAIQSTTGTIIPTVMTIQNVNPESEVVTSCQLIEEELENSLVENSADGENGEADDTKLGGRVSCEEDAKMLQCDLDRFLQGKE; from the coding sequence ATGGCTGAAGAAAAACCTACCGTAGCTAGTTCAGTTGAAGCTGGTGGAATTAAAACTAGCACACAATCAGAAGTGATTGATGTTACAGGAGGAGCAGGAGATGCTGTTCAATCAACAGAAGACAAATTTCCAACTGGTGAGTTAAACAATTTTATTTTGTCTGAAACCATGACAACGACTGAGGGAGCTAAACCCACTGAAGAAAATAGCAGTTCTTCTGCAGAAGAGACGGTTACAAGCACTGGGGAAACCAGGGAAGGGGACATTTCAGCTGCAGACACCATTTCAAATATTAAGGACACAAGCTCCTCGACAGAGCAAGTCACTGCTTCTGCTCACCAAACTAGTTCACCTGCACAGGCGGCCCTTCCATGTATTGAGGAAGTCAGCTCCCTTACGGAGACCATTCCATGTATTGAAGAAATTAGCCGCCCTACAGTGAAAATTAATGCAAATGCCCAGGAAACCTATTCACCCCCACAGTCGACCATTCCATGTATTGAGGAAAATAGCTCCTCTACAGAGACAGTTATTGCATCTGTTCAGGAAACCAGTTCACCCGCACAGGTGACCATTCTGTGTACTGAGGAAACCAGTCCACCTCGGGAGGAAAATATTCCAGTTGCAGAGACCATTCCATGTATTGGGAAAACCATTTCACCCACAGAACAGGTTATTCTGACGACTCAGGAAATCAATTGCCCTACTGAAGATATTAATTCATGTACTGAGGAGACCTGCATACTTCCAGAGGTGGCATTGCAGGAGACCTCTGCAGATGCAACCATGCTATTTGAAATGAAAACCATTGAACAGGCTGTCACACTTACAGTGAATGCTGAGAAGATGAATCAAACAATAGATGACATGGACTCAGCTACAGAAGGTGCCATTCAGTCAACAACAGGAACCATTATCCCTACAGTAATGACTATTCAGAATGTAAATCCAGAATCAGAGGTAGTAACATCCTGTCAATTAATAGAAGAAGAGCTAGAAAACAGTCTAGTGGAAAACTCTGCTGATGGTGAGAATGGTGAAGCAG